From Nomascus leucogenys isolate Asia chromosome 15, Asia_NLE_v1, whole genome shotgun sequence, a single genomic window includes:
- the USP2 gene encoding ubiquitin carboxyl-terminal hydrolase 2 isoform X2 — protein sequence MRTSYTVTLPEEPPAAPFPALAKELRPRSPLSPSLLLSTFVGLLLNKAKNSKSAQGLAGLRNLGNTCFMNSILQCLSNTRELRDYCLQRLYMRDLHHGSNAHTALMEEFAKLIQTIWTSSPNDVVSPSEFKTQIQRYAPRFVGYNQQDAQEFLRFLLDGLHNEVNRVTLRPKSNPENLDHLPDDEKGRQMWRKYLEREDSRIGDLFVGQLKSSLTCTDCGYCSTVFDPFWDLSLPIAKRGYPEVTLMDCMRLFTKEDVLDGDEKPTCCRCRGRKRCIKKFSIQRFPKILVLHLKRFSESRIRTSKLTTFVNFPLRDLDLREFASENTNHAVYNLYAVSNHSGTTMGGHYTAYCRSPGTGEWHTFNDSSVTPMSSSQVRTSDAYLLFYELASPPSRM from the exons ATGCGCACCTCGTACACCGTGACCCTGCCCGAGGAACCCCCCGCCGCCCCCTTTCCCGCCCTCGCCAAGGAGCTGCGGCCGCGCTCCCCTCTCTCCCCGTCCCTGCTGCTCTCCACCTTCGTGGGGCTCCTGCTCAACAAAGCCAAG AATTCTAAGAGTGCCCAGGGTCTGGCTGGTCTTCGAAATCTTGGGAACACG TGCTTCATGAACTCAATTCTGCAGTGCCTGAGCAACACTAGGGAGTTGAGAGATTACTGCCTCCAGAGGCTCTACATGCGGGACCTGCACCATGGCAGCAATGCACACACAGCCCTCATGGAAG AGTTTGCAAAACTAATTCAGACCATATGGACTTCATCTCCCAATGATGTGGTGAGCCCATCTGAGTTCAAGACCCAGATCCAGAGATACGCACCGCGCTTTGTTGGCTATAA TCAGCAGGATGCTCAGGAGTTTCTTCGCTTTCTTCTGGATGGGCTCCATAACGAGGTGAACCGAGTGACACTGAGACCTAAGTCCAACCCTGAGAACCTCGATCATCTTCC TGATGACGAGAAAGGCCGACAGATGTGGAGAAAATATCTAGAACGGGAAGACAGTAGGATCGGGG ATCTCTTTGTTGGGCAGCTAAAGAGCTCCCTGACGTGTACAGATTGTGGTTACTGTTCTACAGTCTTCGACCCCTTCTGGGACCTCTCACTGCCCATTGCTAAG CGAGGTTATCCTGAGGTGACATTAATGGACTGCATGAGGCTCTTCACCAAAGAGGATGTGCTTGATGGAGATGAAAAGCCA ACATGCTGTCGCTGCCGAGGCAGAAAACGGTGTATAAAGAAGTTCTCCATCCAGAGGTTCCCAAAGATCTTGGTGCTCC ATCTGAAGCGGTTCTCAGAATCCAGGATCCGAACCAGCAAGCTCACAACATTTGTGAACTTCCCCCTAAGAGACCTGGACTTAAGAGAATTTGCCTCAGAAAACACCA ACCATGCTGTTTACAACCTGTACGCTGTGTCCAATCACTCCGGAACCACCATGGGTGGCCACTATACAGCCTACTGTCGCAGTCCAGGGACAGGAGAGTGGCACACTTTCAACGACTCCAG